TGCTTTGGTTCTCTGCTTGTCTCAATAATCGAGACTCTGAGGCAGCTCATCACGCTCGCCAGACAAAGCGTCGCGGCTAGTGGGGGCGGATTCATGGCTCAGATAGGATTGATCTTCATCGACTGGATTGTTGGCTTCCTTAGATGGTTGGCATCATACTTTAACCATTACGCCTACTGTTTCGTCGCCTTATATGGTCGCCCGTATTTGAAATCTGCAAAGGAGACTTGGTACATGCTAAGAGAGAAGGGTATGGATGCTTTGATAAATGATAACTTAATCGGCGTGGCACTGGGATTGTACACGCTATTCGCTAGTTACATGGCAGCTCTTTTAGCTTTCCTTTACTTGAGATTTACAAGGCCTGCTTATAATTTCTCAGGTAGCTTCAATGCTACTCTAATCGCTTTCTCCTTTGTTATTGCTTTGCAAATCTGCAACATTGCGAACGAAACCATAAGATCAGGTACTGCCACGCTTTTTGTCGCCCTCAGTAACGATCCTGAAGTGTTCCAGGCGTCTTATCCTGAAAGATTCGATGAGATTTTCAGGGCATACCCTGacgttttgaagaaactaaGCCACCAGGACGTCTAAGGATGACGACGTCAACCAAGAACTATGAAATAGAGTTATCATTTACCACAGCTGGCAAATGCGGTAAATTATACTAACATTTCCTTAAATCAAGATATTTTTTTATAATTACCGACCTAACGGTGTAAATCTAATGGTGTGGAGCTTTCTGCACACCTATGCAATTTCTATAaatgatttttcaataacACCTCGGGCTGACATTTTTCCTCAGGTACCACGCAACAAACGTCTTGATCCCTTCCCTCACCTTGCGGTAGTCTCTTTGACTTAATCCATTGGTGACTGCCGCAGCtaatttctccttctctttAAGTGTGACAGAGTTTAACTGCTCAACGGCCTGCAAGACCCACTGTGCGCAAACCGTTGGATCGTTGTTATTCGCTTCGAATGCTAAACGGAAACATTTGACTATGCAACTTACGGCATCTGAATGAGTTGAAGACTCGAAATTTGTGACAAGCCCAATAAAAAGCGCATTTATCAGTAGTGAGCCTCTTGAGATGATAATTGCTTTGGATATTTGTTCCCGCCATTCATCTGGTACTAGTGTTATTGCTGCTGTGGAGATGGGTGGTGTTTTGAATCCCCAAGAAATAATGTCATCCAAGCAACGCAAAACTAGAATGTATGCGTCATAATTATCGAGTTTTGTGATACACTTTAATGCAATATCGGTAGTGCCCTCTAGTAGTACACTTGTCAGAATGAACTCCTTTGGATAAAACATAATCAAATCCGAAATCATGGAGAAAAAATCCATAATCGATTCATACTCATCATTCAGACGTGCGTCTTCGATTTTGTTGAAGTTGACCATGAAAGTATCACTTTGGGATACGGCGAATTGCCAGACCGCATCCCTGAGTTGAGGCGGCACAGGTAATGCTTCGTCATCCCCATAGACAACAATAATCGAACCAGAGCACCAGAGATACGATCCGATCCCTGTGGTTGCGTAACCTTGAGCTAGAAATGCTGCCACTGATTCCAAAATTGGCTCACAAAACAAGTGaaacttttcgaaaagTCTTCTCAAAAGCTTCGTGGCTCTCTCAACTATTACGGTATCTGACATTGCGCCAAAGTCTACCAGTAAACTCCTCAACATATGCCAAATAAACTCAATCTGTGTCACCAAAGGTTCCTGGCCCTGTTGAGGGTATTCATTGCGCGGCTTAAGCTCCTCGAATATTGCATAAACAAGGTCAATCTTGTCCGCAATCTGAGCGCTAAACACGGCCGGTTCAGCCTTCCACTTAGGAATGAGGTCGTTGATTTCTGCGGAACTGTGATCCAATGATTTTTGAAGCACAGACGAGATTCTCCCGGCTGTTTGCTTGTTTATCACGGCGCTTAGGCCTTGACAAAGCTCGAACTGGGATTCAATATCCAAGATATTCTCGACCTGGAAGTAGAAATCAAAAAGCTGATCGATATATTCACTAAGAAGGCTAGAGCAATCGGTGCAAAAGTACATCAAAGCATGGGAAGACGCTGTGACGATCTCAGCACTATTTTGCTCTTGAACCTGACGGAATCCATCAAACAGATAATCTAATTGCATTTTAAGCATTTCTGGATGTTTGCTTGTCCATTCGGTGTATCTTCCAAGCACTAAAGTAGAGGCGTACCTGATTTTTGGATGCTCTGGCAGATTGCATAGGATCTGGAAGATCTGTGGCAGTTGCTTGTTttcagaaagagaaatCTCCTGTGCCATTGTCCTTAGGGAGAACAGAGGGGCCTCTAACTCTTGCCAGGACCCATTGTTGCTCACTGCTGTCATGATTCTGGTCAATGGCTGATGCAATGCTCGTGAAGTGCCCACGACTGCCGCACAATCTTTGAGCACGCTTCCCATATGATATCTAAATTCCTTAAActtatcttcatcttcgcCAGACGTGAACTGATTTTGGGGATACTGTAAATGTTTAATGATACCACCAATTAAACTCTCGAATATGGGCACATACTGCTCCTTTGATCGTTGATATCTTGGCAAAACCAGATTTTGCTTCAGACTGAACCAAAATGGGAAGGTGTAAGAGGCGACATCCAGATCATCGTTTTTGCACGTCAACATCAGTAATGCTGTCACGATTGGCTTATAGATTTGCGGCGATTTTGAAATAAAAACGCTCCATGCCTCGCCTGCCTCGACAAACAGACGCGTGAGGCCCTCCATAGTTTCGTATTCTTGTTCCTCACCATTCGTTGCTTCCAGAAGATTCGGCAGCAGATTTGCCTGTAGTTTCATAAGCTGCTCATAAAGAGCCAAGACTAACTGCTCATTAGGAGCATCTCTGCTTTCCCTCAGCACAACCGTCAGACAGTCGACGGCTGCATCGAATACCTCTGGAGAATCCGCAGGACCGCGCAGCAGGGACTCGAAAATTATCGATATGAGTGGTTCCACCGAAAGCAATTGGTCGACTGGAAACTCGAAACACCACGAAGCCAAACAACGCATGACCTGCTCCAGTGAGATATCGGCGTCGTCCCGCCGCTGGCTCTTCAGAATCTCCACGCAGGAGATCAGAAATTTCAACACATCTTCGGCAATCGTACTGATCAGCTCATGCGTTCTCGAGTTAAATTCGTCCTCAGTCAAGGGAGTTGACCCAATATCCAGCGTTTCTTCGGGCAAAATTCTCAGGAAGCAAAGCAGCTTGGACGGATACGGATTAAGACAGTTGATAATTTCCACAACCGGGTCTTTCCATTGGATATACTGAATGGCCAAACGAGCCAGCGCCACGCTCAACTGCGTTACCACCAGTTTCTGGCTGTGTAACACCACCAGATGCATCAGAGTGTCTTTaaattgcagcaaattGCCTTCCAGCTGCGACAAATCATAACTGACTTTATTCCGCAACGTTTGGGCAGCAAAAATGTGCAATTCCAAGAACGAACGATCAACGTTAGTCAGGATATCATGACATATCTTCCAAGCACCGACCGATTTTTGGAACTCTTCTAAGAATTGTAGCGCTTCGTTCTTTTTGGCCTGCTCAGCATTCGAAGAGACACattgaagagctttctgAACATCCGCCACCTGCAACGACATCACAGTCTAGCCTTTCTTCACGCTTGGGTCGATTTGTCAGTTTAGTTAAGAGCTTAGTTGAAACTTTTTCCTATATAGTGGGAAAAATTGGTCCACTATGGGCCAACTCATCGATAAAACAAAGTCACTTTAAAGAGGGCTCAAGCTCTCTAGCGACCTCGTATCGCGATCGTAGAACCTTGAAAGTCAGAGCTATGGTTCCGCCGATAAATTGCATCTTCGGATACCTCCAACAGCAGACGGTTGTGACGATTTGGCTCTATGAACAGGTGGGCATACGGATGAGAGGTAAGATAAGTGGCTTTGATGAGTTCATGAACATAGT
Above is a genomic segment from Torulaspora globosa chromosome 1, complete sequence containing:
- the MTR10 gene encoding mRNA transport regulator MTR10 (ancestral locus Anc_5.503); amino-acid sequence: MSLQVADVQKALQCVSSNAEQAKKNEALQFLEEFQKSVGAWKICHDILTNVDRSFLELHIFAAQTLRNKVSYDLSQLEGNLLQFKDTLMHLVVLHSQKLVVTQLSVALARLAIQYIQWKDPVVEIINCLNPYPSKLLCFLRILPEETLDIGSTPLTEDEFNSRTHELISTIAEDVLKFLISCVEILKSQRRDDADISLEQVMRCLASWCFEFPVDQLLSVEPLISIIFESLLRGPADSPEVFDAAVDCLTVVLRESRDAPNEQLVLALYEQLMKLQANLLPNLLEATNGEEQEYETMEGLTRLFVEAGEAWSVFISKSPQIYKPIVTALLMLTCKNDDLDVASYTFPFWFSLKQNLVLPRYQRSKEQYVPIFESLIGGIIKHLQYPQNQFTSGEDEDKFKEFRYHMGSVLKDCAAVVGTSRALHQPLTRIMTAVSNNGSWQELEAPLFSLRTMAQEISLSENKQLPQIFQILCNLPEHPKIRYASTLVLGRYTEWTSKHPEMLKMQLDYLFDGFRQVQEQNSAEIVTASSHALMYFCTDCSSLLSEYIDQLFDFYFQVENILDIESQFELCQGLSAVINKQTAGRISSVLQKSLDHSSAEINDLIPKWKAEPAVFSAQIADKIDLVYAIFEELKPRNEYPQQGQEPLVTQIEFIWHMLRSLLVDFGAMSDTVIVERATKLLRRLFEKFHLFCEPILESVAAFLAQGYATTGIGSYLWCSGSIIVVYGDDEALPVPPQLRDAVWQFAVSQSDTFMVNFNKIEDARLNDEYESIMDFFSMISDLIMFYPKEFILTSVLLEGTTDIALKCITKLDNYDAYILVLRCLDDIISWGFKTPPISTAAITLVPDEWREQISKAIIISRGSLLINALFIGLVTNFESSTHSDAVSCIVKCFRLAFEANNNDPTVCAQWVLQAVEQLNSVTLKEKEKLAAAVTNGLSQRDYRKVREGIKTFVAWYLRKNVSPRCY
- the SME1 gene encoding mRNA splicing protein SME1 (ancestral locus Anc_5.504) yields the protein MVPPINCIFGYLQQQTVVTIWLYEQVGIRMRGKISGFDEFMNIVIEDAVEIPVNVKNGIEEVDKSKKLGKILLKGDNITLITPVDE